The Lycium barbarum isolate Lr01 chromosome 11, ASM1917538v2, whole genome shotgun sequence genome contains the following window.
GCTAAATTTTAAGCTAAACTAACAATTAAGCAGGTATAAATGACCAATTAAAAACAAACTAGTGGCAAATCAATGTGTGTTTAGATCAGGCCGCACCAATATGCCAAACAAACTAAATACTTTAGATCTACTGGACACCAAAAATGCAAACAAAACTAAAGCGTATCGAACTGAACCAAGACGAAGGTAACTGAAAGAAACTAAACATACAGGGGAACTAATTACCGCTAATCGTGCTTAGTAAATTTAACGAACAGGAAACCCATCACCAGAATCTAAACATGACAAGCTAAGCAAGATTGAAGAACTGATTTCTATGGACTAAGCATCATAAACtgaattaaacaagtaaatcagTCACCATAGACATGATATATCGCACGAACAAGAAATCAAGCAACAGAGACTGGACATGATGAGCTAAACGAGCAACAAAACAACCAATTACTATAAATCAAACATATAAATGCAAAAGAAATAAAAGGGAAAGGGGAAACACCTGTTTCggatgcagcgaagtgaggcgcgggGTCTCCGATTCACACTCGAATACTATGAAATCCGAGCTTGTGATGCTCGGATTCACGACAACAATAGCAAACGATATTCGGAATAATGGCAACAATAACTTGACCCAATATTAAATAAGATTATGACTGCTAAAGGGACTGCTTTTTAAGGAAATTTTCATGCGGCCGAAGAACTCTTTCTTTTATGGGATTTTCGCAAATCAAAAAACAAAACCCCCTTGGTTCCTTTTCGGAACGATTATTTATAGCTCCCTCCCCCTTTTCGAtttgaggctagggttttcatttttgagaaggagagagaggagcggggaggGGACAGGAGAGGTGCGATGGCAGAAGTATGGGTGTGGCAGGGGTGCGTGGGGAGCAGGAGAAAGTGGGGTGTCAGAAGGGTGCGGGATGGGGGTCACGTGGTAAAGATGGAGGTATGGGTGTAGGTGATGTAGGAGACGAAGTGGAGGATAACGTAGGGTTAAAGGTGTAGGTGGCGGTGGTGGAAAAGGGGAGGGGAGATGCGGCGGAGGAGTGTTTGGCGGGATGAGGAGGCGGCAGAAGGAGGAGAAAGAGGCGAAAAATGAAGAAGAGGCGGTGGAAACGAAGAAATgaaaaaatggatcggacccggtccataaattttagactgggtattaaaaggatggactagtgaatcAAGACatagactggtctaaaaattgagataaaaaatatggtctagtccaaaaaatattaggagttaatcagACTCTGATTTGGgatccggtaagtcaaaatacggaccgagtgcaagaaatagtttggcttctaaatttgaataagataaccattttgattaacgatgtactaagggtgccagaatatcacctaatacgaaaACATGTAATTATAAGggatccggataataaaattacatgatgttgcaatgaccgtgcaataataaataaacgctatcattttaaatgtgcgaaataaatgcgatgtgtatgcggaagttggtaaaaCGCTGAAAaaatgcaaatttcaataatactaaataatagcagcaaataaatagcggtagtaatactgccaataataaaataataatgatgataataataactgcagtagaataataaaacgtgggtgttaataagagattaataattatagtaaaacttaaatgcatattttttttaaaattttcaaaataccagaagtataaataggtatttcggaggagaggcgggacaaaattgggtgtcaacacaagATTTTATGATCGACAACCAACATAATAGAACAGTTTCAATATTAAGACAAACAAGTGACTTATGTATAcgttatgtatatttgagtatacttcatgtatacacattcataaggatacttagaaggttaatattggaaagcttttgcccccgtcttcccgatgttgcacaagttccaagggatttcacaaatcccaggcatggctaacaccggggagggttcaagcttaatccataatgaccaactaatctccccataaatgtaCTAACTAAAGAATACtctagatatacatatataaacataatCAAACACAGTATAATTACAATGCACAGAACATGTGGGAATTTAAATAAGCACAGAATCACCACAACATTCATGCAATTTCCTATAGCATATTAATAGAATGAAACAGACTTCAGTTCAGGCCAAATATTGGTGTGAAACTTAACACGCGGGAGATTCAATTGCACAAAAAAAAGGAGTTTTGACTTCCCATGCCACCAACCCAAACAAAGCTAGTTACAGATGACAAAaaaatatttcaagatagtcTTCTCTTCAACTAGACATCAGCCCATCCAAATGACTGCCTTAAGTTAATCATAGCGACAATCTTAGCAGCAATTAACTTCTCGGCATAGAGATAATTCTTAGAGGAAAACATGCTAGTTCATCACTAGAATCTCTTAACAGAATGGtgagagaagaaaggaaatgctACTGCTCTTTAGTTTGCAACAGCAACAAGGTTAGGCAGCACAAAGTTTTCATTTAATCAAGGGAACAGAACTAAAGATTAGTCTCTTGAGTGAACAAAAGGGGGAAGAAAGGCATTTAATGAAAGTCTTTTGAAGACCAGCTTCATATCCTCCATTCGGAAAATCATGGACCAAGTTTTAATACTTTTGAATTTCAATGAACTAATCTCCTCAAGGTTGAGGTTTTAAACTATAAGAGAAAAAGGTACTTTGCTCTTAGGCCTGCATGAAGTTTTAAATCAAATAGTTGGCTGGTGTTTTAGAGAAACTAAGCACATCACAAAAGGGCAGAAATTAGTAGCTAAACATATTAATATCTGCACAAACACATGTCCTGAGCTAATCCCACAATTCAACAGAATAAGGCAACATTTAAAGACCCTTAACACTTTCATAGACTTCAAGGACTTAGTTATAGCTTCGAAAAAGGGAAAAGCAAAACAATCCTTAAGGATTTCAAGTAGAACCAGAGGCTTAATTCTATGTAGACCCATGTGGACCTAGCAAGGTTATTGAAAGCAGCATATTTAAGTTGGTGACAATACTAAAataaattctttaaaaaaaaaaaaaaaaagacagaggGTGACTTATTGATTGAAACAGAACAAGATGTAGGATTAAACTAATAACATGCATTCAAACCTACAAATTTGAGTTAAAACAAGCCAAACCAGATCCTAAATTTGAACATTAACACagccttattcatgattctttagGTAAACGAAACAAAGTGTGTAAATGCCTTATTTTCATGAACCAAACAGAAAATTAAATGTCTCAACCCCAAACTCTAATATATGACATTGAAAACTAAACCAAACTGACCTGATTACCACATTTTCCCATGGAACATAACTGAAACCAAAGGTGAAAAGGGAAGGAAATCTAAACTGGGCATTAGGGAACAAGGGGGAAACACACTCATATAAACATTGCCTCTTCCTTATATAACTAAATCAGGCAACCAACCACACCACAAGCTACAGATCAGTCACATAATAGAAAACCACTAGAAAACACATCAAACCTTTGACCATTGGAATTCCATTTAGACTCAGTCGAACAGAACCAAAGGGGAAGAGTAATATGCAAAGGGAAAGCCAGACAGCATGCATGTCATACACAAGTTTTTGGTTGTTTATTAACACTTAGGGGGATTCTAGGCAATTCAACACACAGTTTAAACTCAGCAAGACAAACAGTTGGATCTAGATGAACTGGAGACTCAATATTGACATATTTCATATGTACAGAGCTTCACACAAATCCAAACAGGACCATACACAAGTTGGTTTTAATTCATTATACTCACCAAATTAACTAAACATGTGACCAGATTCAAGTGGTTTAAGCAATTGGATTATGAATCATGCATAAGTGACCACCACAGACTATGCTTTAATACCATTAAATTATACAGCAGGTATTTGAACTTAATCAAGACTAAACATGATATATAATGCTAAACTAAACGTATAACAGATTTAAAGCAAATGAGACTCAATCCAAACATATAAAGAATACCATGACACAGAGAGGATAAGCATTTTGGACAAGATTCAAGGCAGTCTAGGACATTTAACTCTATTACAtttaaaccatttataacatcaATTTACAATACTACAACAAATATGCTACTAGGATCATATTAGGAATACAACAAATGTCCAAGGAAGCACTAAGCATAAATATAACCAAACATGCATTTAAGAAAATTCAAGACTGATAACATTTAAAACATGACACCTAATAACTAAGCTACATAACACATAAAAACAATGCTTAATCATGAAGACATGCTAACCTAGCACATAATCCACAACGGATAACTAAAGGAACAGATCAAAATGCACAGACAATTCAAGAGAGGGGAATTACTGACCTTCTTCAGGTGCAACGAAATGGGGCTTGGAGTCTCCGATATACACTTGAACACTACGAATTCCGAGCTTGCATGCGCTCTGATTCGAAGTAGTAGCAGGggcaaaagaaaataaaatgatTTAGTATTTTGAATGAATACCAAGAAGTATTAGCCTGAAGAAAATTAGTATTTTCAAAAGGAATCTAGGCGGCTCAAAGAAAAACTCTCCCTAAGGTTCCAAAAAGGATTTGTATTTATAGATCCAGATTAGGGTTTGCTAGGATTCGAAATTTTTGGGCGGGATTTCGGTCAAAATGCTCCACTCCCAAATCCAAACGTTCGGATTTTTTGGTGGATATTTCAAACGCTTggtcagaaaagaaagaaggagacaaAATCCCATTAAAACTTTGTACTCGAAAATGAAAAGGGACTGATAAAAGAAAATATTTGCACTCACAAATggacaaaacccattaaggattttCAGACCGAAAAGAAAATAGAAAGAGGGaaaatcacctcttcaacatTGTACCCTGATAGAGGAGGTACGACGCATTAAATTCCTTTCCCAAATCGACCGCGCATGGTCTGCGGGGGTGAAAAGGGTTCTGCGACGTGGCTACTTTTgtcgaggagagagagagagagagggagaagagGGAGGCGCGGATGAATTAGGTTAGATTGATGAATAGAAAGGTTATGGGCCGGGTCAGTTCGAGTAGATTTAATAAATGGTGGGCTGATTATTATGGACTAATCTGAAAATATTAGTGGGttgattgggctcggatttgggGCTCTCcattgggctaaaaaaatattttcttcttatactgttttaggcttctaaatttaaataaaagaccttcatcaattaacgtgtgctaaaatattacttactacaaaatatatttattactactcaaataaaattatacgatatCGTGATAGCCGTGAGataatattttaaagtttaaCAATAAGTAAATGCTATTGTTTAATTGCATAAAATATTAATGCGATGCGTAAGATGTTAAAGCGATCATGGCAATtgcaatagtaataataataataataataataataataataataataataataataataataataataataataataataataataataataataatgatgatgatgatgatgatgatgatgataatgataatgataatagctAATGACTATAGTAGGATAATGAAACGATGATATTAATAAAAAACTAATAATCGTAGTAAACTGTAAAGtattgccaaaaatattagaagcgcaaataaatattttggaagaaaggtgggacaaattgggtgtcaacaggaaccggtccggttcaaaacgTCCAAAAcctctctttttttgttttttgtatagtgtatatatatatattagtatttataagtatattgtaggtatatttacatatgttatataagtttataagtaaagtttataaatttactgactaacaggctaatagCAAGTCAACAATACAACATATACgcgtgtgtgtctatatataaatatatataaagttatatgcttaagttatactacatatacctaaaatatagtaagaatatacttatatatatcaatatacttaggttatataacttacatatatatacatatatatgttgaagttatatgtataatatatattataagtatattcttagtatattttagttatttttcaagtatataactttctagtttttaatttaagtagatatatcatgtatattataagtatatttttagtatattttaggtatattactaacttaatataagtaaaaatatgaacacaagtaaatagaagaaagctcaatgagccatatattttattcattcttggataacatttatttgcaagttgtagttttatttaacttgcaaataatgcatgagttgcaaagaaatagtagaataataaaatcaccaattctcaatcatttggtgaatttcccccatatcatattcggtcatggagatatcttcaaagtcttccatttggtctggtccacttgctatcaaatcttcaatctcttccgctttgccttcctccgcttctaagttttggttgggtcgctccgatctaatccaatcgcgaatgcacactagtattgcaagctaaagccggataatgagtgtctatggtctccaatttgttgtcttccctggctaaatgcactctccgaagccacggttgatacttgaaccgtaaggatatctcgagccattcttgagagtatcagatgatttgccttgtatttcttccaccatgctaagacgtccagcggatctagttccttgatatccacatttggctgcatcaaataaaagtgatattcatcaaagtttgcattacaagaaggagttggatgtgaatgtaaaacttttaaacccgacaagccttttttgctactttgagaagtagtagggcgtggagcaacgggtgtagcatgttcttccaaactagaataatgagtaaaaacttttctaaattcATCATCAATAGTGGTTTCGGCTTCaactaaagatggttgaactcgctcttcaatttctaaaaatgtataaatttgaccaaccaatgctttagtataagatacttttaaacaaggatttaaaagagaacccaatataaataaagttggaatgggaaaaaaatacttcttaaattttgttgtcatatcaaaaatagccgcttgataaccgagtttatatttatattcttgtaaaactctagctatttctgctaagtaggctaaaatttcggttaccgtaggatagaattgtctagaaaaagcaagagttgcattataaaaaaattccaagagttaaacacattccttaacatcttcctaatccgtaaaatttaaccaattatcactattaatattatatttgttgtgaacttgttgtatgggaatcctatactcatatgcatgttgtagcataatgtaagtgtagttccacctagtctcaatttctacttgaattttcctaggtctaaggttattttccacacaagcattcttaaaatctctaattcttcccctattagcattccaaaaaagaaacgcaaccgcgtCTCTAACCTTTTGAATAGGATCGTCAAAAcgcataagaccatctttaacaattaagtttaaaatgtgacaactacatcttacatgaaaaatatttcttagcggagggtttagttctctttttaaaagaccaatcgcctttatATTATTAAAAGCATTATCTAAAGctatacaaagtgtttttctataaatgttaaaaaatctcataatagtagacattgaagcCGCTAAAatatttccatcgtgacgacctttttcttcatcatataaaaaagctataattcttttttgcataacccagttgtcatcaacccaatgacatgtaatagcaaaaaaatctaacttgttaagactaagacccaaatcagcggtaagagaaacattacaatttaaagaattaaatacatggtgcaaataaaatctatatttttttatacaaatctataacatccgttctacaagtacttctaggaataccctcaaataacggattataacaacgtttaatgtaagtaacaaaccccaaacccgaaggaaaggaaaatagtaaagaatcataagctaccattttaacTATTTCTACgcactcttttttcttgtcatacttaaaaattttaccggttcgtgggtttatcgtcatttgaataccccccacatttgaacccgtttgctctccccaaacatccatatgtttctttctcatatgaccatttagtgtacccattccaccatccttactagtttcttgcttaaaagtaaatatttgttcacatagggtacatttagctgtttgactttccctatccttagtcataaatttccaaattttagtaGTTGACTttcgagttctaggcggtttgtcttgtgtatgtgattgtgcaggacatgtatctcctatgggattttcggggggttgtgtttcatcatcatcatcatcatcatcatcatcaatttcattaaaagtatcggtataatgttgttgcattgcctcatgacctaaaagtggattatttctaccaatatcaatacctaaattaggtttttcttccacaaatgtttcctcattaagcccacgcctaacaataccactactaccggcatcacgtctaaatctcttcgccattattaaatagaattaatttaaatcacactcaaataaatcacaagaaaatgaattgcaacaaattaaattgctataATTAAATTatgtaaattaaattgcgaaaaataaagatagagttggaacgaaggtaccaaattgccggactaattttcaacaaagtgaaggcggctataattgcaaatccaccaaagctacttcggattgttgcaaaatcaccaactccaccaacaatattataattgcaaaattaataattgaaactataataagactttataatatttatttgagagaaatttaaagtggctaattgttgcaaagtaactataattgagagattgagatttgagagaaagagaagagtgaattggtgtggattaaaatggaaatggagaggggtttatacaggggtgggggatgggttaaagtgtaaaaaaaaagtttggggggtttgggtggggggggggggggggggaagagttGGGGACCAtatggcaacgaccatttttgcaaatggaccattGCCCAATGGTCCAATTTGGGCCCAATCCGCAACGgctacaaaataaaaaaataaaaaaaatttaaattccACCGGTTAACCGGTTTCGGTTTAACCGGTTTCGGTTTAACCGGTTTCGATTTCAAAAAAATTGGACCCGGACCGGTACAAAATATACGGTTAACCGGTTCAATCGGTTCCGGTTTGAACCGGTAAAACCagaccggttgacgggtttagagTACAAGGTTGTGTTACCGACAAAAAATTATCACTACAGTTTatcttttctttaattttctttcCTTTCGAGCTGACCGGTTCTTTCAGAAATAACATCTCTATCTTCACAAAAGTAAAAGTAAAGTCTGAGTACATTCTATCCTTTCCAAACATCATTTGTGAAATTACACTGAGTTATATTGTTGTAGTACTAGAGCCTTGGTAATTTCAATGATTATATgaatggagagagagagagggggaaaAGAGATAAGAGAGTTTTGCTTACAACTTTGCTTTGGTGAGCTTGGGATTATGTTTAATTTCTGTACAACCAATAATACAAGGTTAGTTTAAATCATCACATTGAACTAACCTGCAAAAACATGTAATTTTCTATAATACAATTAATTCGATAATTTAATATGTATCAAAATACACCTAGTTGAGTAGTTCAGGTAGGAATGGGAACAACTGATAGTTTGCCTAATCAACTTTGAGGTCTGTTTTTAATACATAAATGGTGATAGTTCAAATAGGAAAAGTAACAATCGATAGTTAGGGTGTGAAACTCgtgaaaaagtgatagttcaaaTGTGGTTTTTTATCATTGACTCTTATACGAAATTAATAGGTCATGATACATGTTTGCACATAGACTTCTCTTGTTTAACAACGATAATTGTTTGCACATAGACTTCTTTTACATAACCGTGATTGAGTAAAACACAAGTAGCTGATAATAGTTCAACCCGTATGCCAACAAGCTTGCCAaatgaaggaagaggagagcacaCTTCTATTATAAGTTGAAACATAATCGATCccagtggcggacccaggatttagTGGTTCTGggtgctctccttaaaatcaataAAAAATATATTGCTTTGAGTAGGATTTGAAATTGACTACTCGATGGCTTAACCTAATGCCTACAACCTTTTAACCGGAGCACCAAGATCTTTTATTGCCTCATGAGtgctatttattattttataccaaaacttcaatattttctATATGTATACGTAGAGTATCCGCCATGGTTAATGGGTGCTCGAGCACCAAAACTTAGCAGATGCGTCCGCCCCTGGTCGATCCTCATGGGATAGAGGGTTTGCAGATACTCGTTTAGATTCTCATAGCATTGTTACTGTTAAGTCACCTAACTATGGTAAAATGATACGATTTAGCATAAATATCATATGCAGATTCATGTTTACTTGCTATTATGCTCGTTGTCCATGTTGTCTTATGTTACCTTATTTGACACTATTTGCTCAAGCACAATAAGGAATAAAAGAACACTTTTAACACAAAATCTTAAAATGCACGAAGTACCAAAAAGTACCCTTCTAGCGGGGTATGCGCGGATTATGTGAACTCTTGAAATGCATCTCATTAAGGACAAAGTAGAAACATAAATATTAGGTGGATTAGATGTGGGTAACTTTAATATTTAAAATGGATTGAGTCaataaatttaaatatttaaaatggCTTGAGTCAATCATATGATTAAGGAATGTGTCATAGGCCCAATTCTCTCATCTCAAAACTAGTTACTAGTTCTAGTCTCTAGCTTTACATTTAtttgttaaaaaataaatatattgtGCTATCAAGAATATAAAGTTATGTACAAATTTAAtcattttgtttgttttcttacaATTCTATTTTCTCTTAGAACTTTCTTATGAGTGAAAATGTGTTTTAAATAATTCAACATTTTCTTGTGCAGAATGCAAAGATTTTCTGAAAAGTTCCCTTATTCTgtttggagaaattggaggagaTGATTATAATTTTCCCTTATTAGGTGGAATGCCCATACAAATGGTTCAATCAATGGTACCTCTAGTTATTAATAACATCGGCCAGATTATTAATGTAAGTTTCTAAATTCACTAGATTATGAGTTTTTGTTTCATTATTTGCCTTAACAATAGGAAAATGTTCAAATTTGTCTTTGTATTATCCGAAATTGCTCAATTTTGTTCTCTGTTACCTTTTTACTCATTCATACCTTTATCATTAGCAAAAGGTCATGTATTTGTCTTACCATTAACAGAGCTCCAAAATGAAATTGGTGGACTTCATGTGTCAAAATTTCCCTAATTTTCTTCCAATTTACTTCTCAATTGACTATGGATTAAAATTACTCTCATCAGGCTTGAGCTCCGTTAGGGGTAGAAATAGCACAAACTGGCCATTTCTTGACCATAATTTTTTTGGAAAAGCAGTCACTTTATGGAGCTTAAATTGCAATAGTGacggtgtgtgtatatatatatatatatatatatatatatataggcatggtGATCAGTTGGACCGTTGATTAATTAACTTACTCAAGGACATTATCTTAGTGTTTCACTTGTGGATTTGAAAGTAACTAATTTTCAATTACAGAGTTCGAAAGATGTGGCTATTTGTGAATTTTATCCCCATAGACATCTAAGACAAAATTGAGACTTTTTTATAACGGTAAGAGTAATATTAGACAAAAAAGTTTAATAGAGTCCACAACATCTTAATTTCGGATAGAATAAGtgcaaatttgaccctttttccgtACTCATGATGATTTGCAAATTTGACCCTTTTATCCATGCAGGAAGTCATCGAACTTGGAGCTGAAACACTTATAGTTCCTGGAAATTTACCATTAGGATGTTTACCATCCTATTTGGATCGTTTTATGAGTActaataaaaatgattattatgATCCAAACACTGGTTGCATTAATTGGCTAAACGAGTTTTCTGAGTACCATAATGTGATGCTTCGAGTTGAACTCAATCGTCTTCAACAACTTCATCCTCATGCCACAATTATTTATGGAGATTACTACAATGCATTGATGCAACTTTACCTTTCTCCCCAAAAATATGGTGAGTCAGTTCTTAGTTTGAATCGTTTGATCTAAAACTTTAAAATACCGTAGAATAGATAATGTTGCTCATTTCTTTATACTTTTAACACGATCTTTTACCTATGTATATCTTTTAGACATATCACTGATAGTGTAAAAGATATTTACACAATTAAGTCAATCATCAGGTAAAATTTTACAAGTAAATTTTATGTAAGTATTAGTTGACAATCTTGTAAGAATGATAACTAATTAACTTGCTATTACAAATCAAACTATATTGATAGAATAAAAGATCTTCATACTATCAGTGTATATATTTAAGTTAAGAGTGATTTGCAAGAATGACCTCCATTTGGCCCCACGTAACAAAATTGTAGAAAATGACCTCTATTTCTCATTGGGATAAGTTGTGGACATAAATTTGTTTTGCCTATGAGGCTAGATTTTGTGACATTTCATACAATGAACCTGCTCAATCGGCCGCAAGTTATCGCAACTGAAACTCCTAACCAATAGACAACAATTATACTATCTTCACTGTCGGTAACTTCTTGAAATATTCAGAACTTTTGTCTCATAGGCAAAACTAACTTATGCGCACATTACGATTAGAACTTATATCCAATGGACAACAACAATTTATTTTTTAACAAACAATTGTTGAGTGGGGCTATAAATTCAAGATCACCTCTTATGATGTCCTATTTCAGAAATTTCTTGTTAACTGTGGTCCATTTTTTAATAATGAGTGGTAGTGAGGCTCAAGTCTAGAGCCTCTGTGTCAGCTTGTATCGCATACTATTTATTTTGTGTGAATCGTTTGATCTAAAAGCTTAACATGTTGTGATGTTGGAATGAAACATTTTCATTAACATACTTTCTAAGTAGAGAACTTCAGTTTCATGATCTTTTTTGTGGATTCAAGAGATCATATAATTGGGAATTTCAAGTTGATATTTCTACAAATGAATTTGTAGGATTCAGAAGTGCTCTTGTGGCTTGTTGTGGAGGAAAAGGTCCACACCAAGTTGATATTTCTACACAATGTGGCGACTCCTCTGCAAATGTTTGTGATGATCCATCAACATTTATTAGCTGGGATGGCATACACTCAACAGAGGCTGCATATAAATGGATGGCCCAAAGCCTAATTAGTGGCCCATTTTTCATTCCTCATATCAATGAATTATGCACTTTTCGAGTTTCTACAACATAAAAATAGCGTTCACTGATGTTTTTTGGATCCTGAAGCTTTATTATAATGATTATTTTTCAATGATACGGAGCGAAAAATAGCTACATATGTATTTTACCCTTCAACAACCCCTTGTGTGAAAATCTTATCATTGATGGGCAATGTTAGAAAGAACATACACCGTCAAGTCAAATTTTGTATGGTATTCTTTTCTTTTATTAGTCTGTTTAGAAA
Protein-coding sequences here:
- the LOC132618976 gene encoding GDSL esterase/lipase At1g28610-like produces the protein MPIQMVQSMVPLVINNIGQIINEVIELGAETLIVPGNLPLGCLPSYLDRFMSTNKNDYYDPNTGCINWLNEFSEYHNVMLRVELNRLQQLHPHATIIYGDYYNALMQLYLSPQKYGESVLSLNRLI